TTTGCTGAAATTTCATCAAATTTTGCAAAATTTGATTTTAGCTAAAGAACTACAAAAAAATTGAATTAAATTGTCTTTATTTATGCTTCTTAAGCTATTTTGAGCACACTTGAGGTGTCGCACGGTGGTCGGATTGCTTTCCTCTCTCAAAGAGGTCCTATGATTGATTCCTGTGCTCGGCACCTTTTTTTTACCTCACTTACTAGTGGGGTCCACCTTCTTCATGTTAttaaaagagtaaaatgcaccggAGGTCCATCAACTTGTGAGGAGGTGTCATACTGGTCCATCAACTCCGAAAGTGCATTTTTGGGTCCATAAACTTTCAAGTCGTTCACTGTAGGTCCATACCATTCCACCTGGACCTTAGAGCTGACATGGTGTGATGACTGGATATTTCCTCTCTCATCTCTGTCCATCTTCCTCTTTCCCATGGACTTTGAATGGGGGCATTTCCTCAAGCAAGTTGTGGGTGAGTTCAGGTTCGACGCATGCACAGTTCGTTCGCCTCGTCGACTTCTTGCCGTCCTGCGGCTACGACGGTAGTGTGTTGGCCGATGAGCAGTGGAAGATGAAGTGGTCAATCGTGCTCACCGGTCCGGCCGCGTGCTCCACGCCTACCGGTCATGCTGCACCACCACATGTGTCTGAGCGGCAGGAGCCCAGCAAGCAATGGAGGGGCGGCTTGGTCGCGGGGAGTAGCAGCGGAGACGCACATGGGTGCCCGACCCCAGCGAGTGGCAGGAGGTGTGCATGGCGCGGCCCCAGGATCAGCGGTGGCACGGCTCAGCCTCGGCACAGCCCATGGCCCCGCGCTGCTTCTTCAGCGGTGGAAAAACTACTATTCCCGGTGGGGAGGCGGAAGAAGCTTGGAGAGGAGGGGTCGGTGGAATAACGAAGGAGGTGGACGAACCTTTGGTAGCAGTGGTTTTATTCTGTGAAGCACGGCTAGAGAATTTGGCCGACGGGATTGGTTGTCTCGGGTTGAGAAACTGGCGAGGCTAGGCGACTTGAGCGGCCGGAAAACGGGGGAATGCTGGTGGTGTAGTGCCTGGAGGGAGCTCTGGTGTGTTTGTGTACATAGCTTGGAGTGTGTGTGAGCAGTGGGCTGTAGTGATTTGACGGCTGTGGCTGGAGGATGGAGGATTTGACCGGCAATGATGCTTGGCAATGGCACGTGCATTTTGATGGGGGTGCGTCCAGGGGCACTCCGGCCATGGCACATCGATTTGGATGCTGATTAGCGGTGAGGGACGGTGGTCGGGCACCGGCAGCAGTGTGGCACACGGATTCTGCCATGGTACTGGCGAACAGTTGCCCGCACTTGCTCGTGTGCCATGCCCGCCACCCACACCTCTTACCTCATCACACCCGCATGTTGACACCTACTTCTTCTCCCATAGCTGTGCAGGCCCTGCTGAAGGTGAGGTCGCTGTTCGGGATGGattcccagtacccgcaaggaaggaagaaggcagaATCCTAATagaattcccctgtaatcctactaggattcctaccttgtaaccaaaTAGTAATCCCGCTtgctggagtatataaaggagggcaggggtacatAGATCGGCACATGGAGAAGAATCTCAAGCCTAGACCACACATAGGCTCgactcatacctcaacacccaagcacagggcGCGATATACAACACcacaaataggacgtagggtattacgctactctggcggcccgaacctgtattaATCTATGTCttatgtcctcacttttaccatcaagttccaggtccgatgattccctaccaaccaatctactaccttgggataccccttggtaggttgctgggtataaaacaccgacatctggtgtgccaggtaggggtgatcatcaagatcatcgggcgagcttgaagcagctcatcatcaagatcaatctagtCAAAGCGGCACGTTCGTTGTCCTATGCTGACTAGCAAGCAAGATCGACGAGTTGATCTGCCTAAAACCGATGGATTTTGCATCGTGGGCAGTGTCAAGTCCAAGATGGAGTCTGATCCCATCAGAGCTCTGAGTACAAATCCGTGGAATTATGCTACGCGTACACAGGAGAGGCCACCAAAAGATTTCAAGTGCTTTGCGGCAACACCAACAATTAGCAACGCTGACTCGTCGAcaactacttcaactactcatctcgactagaaaattagtcggggcagacttcacaccgtcgacaactagtcggaatcgactccggctagtcggcttcatcaacaaccatcaTGGGTTCCTGACGACCGCTATGGCTTCGttgacaatcgtccacgaatcaagctaagtcactattttaattattttacataatttttccaggttgttttccgcatgcagggcaatgCGCCGAGTACTTTTTTGTGTACGCCACTCAacggaaattaccctccagagctacactttgccaattattcctgagGCATGTTTACTtacagccatgggcttggtacaccgaattacggaggctatcacCACTGGTTTAGTGCACTGAGTTTCGGAAGCTCCGCCAACtggcttggtacatcgaatttcggaggctacggccacgggtttgtgcactgagtgctggaggctcacaacggctaccctagtgaggcacaaatcctatgtgtggcaaacacgcgctctcctcgccAAAAGGCAGAGAAGTCTCAAAGACTACTTTACGTGCAATCGCACAATCTTTTTGttgcaatgccgactacttattttaaatgtcttctcttagcggtcactaATCTTCTCAAGTAGAACACACCTTAATTTGTGATAGgctcggatcttctgtcattCCTGAACACTAGgatgcgagacaaagatctctgtagcagcagtgccagtacgcgtacacgagacaaagatctcacacgcagtagcaatggctaaacaaggactgagagcctaaacgtaacaggctaactactcgaaaaaaatatggccgaaacaagagcatgacacacaacatttatattcatcactgaataaatttcagtagtatcttcaaaattctacaaatatgctacataatgtatgcatctctttttgcaggtcaagcttccgCGACTACTTTCCAAgatgctcagcgtacctccaatgaCTACgctagctcctaggctcgggggctaagtgccaattactactcggaatatctccaatggctcagctagcttccaagctcgggggctaagcgccagataattactcgacgtggctcctatggctcacctggcgcataagctcggggacTCGATGCCAAATGACTACTGGAAAGGTTACTGGCGTGAAGGCTAAAGACCCtcagattgattatttaatcattccaagtctcgggggctgataagctacacccaaaagttgatttttttcaaggtGAAAGAATAAGATTTAGGATTTTATtaaccctcaacctgattcttcaattcaacctaaggttcgaggatactccatatggagtgcgactttcgcctccctccatatcacattccaaagatgaagattataaaatcaagatgatcaagggcttgagcacaccatagcctcatggcagctttgagaaactttaaagattcagctagataaagtactcaaagagcaccaaaactactcagTGAGGATCTGAGAAGTACttgaagactgctgcattcgacgaTGAAGCGCTCGgaggcttgtcggggatagatccctagtacccgcaaggaaggaagaagccggaatcctactagaattcccctgtaatccttctaggactcctaccttgaaACTGACTAttaatcccaccccctggagtatataaaggagagcaggggtacctagatggGCAGATAGAGAACCACCACAAGCCTAGACTAACATAGGCTCaactcatacctcaacacccaagtgcagggtgcgatatacaacaccccaaacatgacgtaaggtattacgctactctggcgacccgaacctgtataaatctatgtcttgtgtcctctcTTTTAcgttcgagttccaggtccgatgaTTCCCCTCCAACCAATCTACTAACacaggatacccctcggtaggttgccgaggataaaacaccgacagtcgcGTCCCTATGGTGTGCGGGCGACAGGGCTGTAGAGGGACATGCGGCGCGTGCACGGTGGTAAAAAGCTTCCGCTGCAGCTCTTCATGCCCACAACCAGCGTGATGAAAtgctccaaccaaacaccatgTGAAGAGATGAATATGAAGAGTGTGGGGGCTGCCCCTAAAAAGGGATCCCGAATGTCATTCGTATCATTCCCTGGATCAGTAGATGATAcgggcatttcacacaagaagtATCACATCCATACTTCGTAAACCTTTTATTGAGAATTTACGTGAGGTTGAAAAAGAGAAAGCATACTACTAATGATACAAAATGATACAAAAGGGGTTGTAGCCTCAACCTTAATTATATAGCGGAGTCCTATGTAGTAGTGCCAAGCCTATAGGTGGCTTGGCTCCTAGGGCAGATCCTCAAGATCCTCATCTTCCTCGCCAGCAACTTTTTCCtctgaagaaagaaaacaagGGGAAGCAAGAGTGAGTACTGTATAAtgggtactcagcaaatcccacAGATGTTGTATTATTTCATGAAGGATTTCAAGGAATAGCTGCTAGTTTGCCTGAAAGCTAGTTGTATGCATAGTGTATATGGTTATAAATTGAAGAGAACGGAATGCAGATATTTATAAGTTGTTGGTCTTGGAGGGGAATCTACCTCCCTACTAGTCCCCAAGTTTTAGGAGCATCATGATCTGTCAGGGACGATCTGAGCCGGCTTTTGCCTTATTTCTAGACACATCTCAGGACAAGCCTGAATCTCACTCTTTTTCGTAAAGTAGGTTAGTACACATCAATGGAAGCGTTAACTATGTgagctcttaaccgtgagcctCGGCTATTCGAATAGTTTCATAACACTGCGCAAAGGTGTATACTTTACACGCACGTTCGATCAGCCCATACACGAGACCCGTACCCCCGGCGTCCATCTCTGGACAACATCCTCTAGCTCCATCCACGGATAATCCTGTGGCCTAAGCAGGGACCATTCCACGTCCACTCAGGGGCACTACCCCGGGAAAATAGATGAATCATAATGtggcatacaatgccaccaGGCCCTACGGACCTCAACCAATGGCCCATGCCGGCCGGATCTGGGACtctgcgaaggtcctgctctaGTCTATCCATTGCCCAccgtggtcccttgggatggtttactagATTCTATAGTGGGGTGTGAATTAGGGCCTCACATGTTTAGGCACTTGCAAAGGCTGCACTTTTTTGGCACATGCGGCTATACTgttcactagaaagactttcccatGAGCCAGCCCTTATATGATTAGAGTAAGCTTTTTAGGATAGGATCCTCTATCGAGGGTACCCTCTTACTCGTGGGTCCAACCTTAATTGGTTTCTAGACTCACTTGGGTTATTTTTATGCCATTTTAAAAGTACTCTCACTCTTCCTTACAATTTGTGAGTCATGGAGGGCCTAAAATTATTAGGACGAGCTAAGCAAGGGAATAAAGGAAAATATGCAAAGCTTATAAACAAGTTGTTATCTtggtttattttattaataaGGCTTGGGAtcaaaatatgatgatgatttgtGGGACTTGCCTTCCTCGAAGTCTGGGTCATTCAAAACTTCTTCTTCATAGTCCAGATTGTAAACATGTTTCCAGTGTCATCGTTTCTATATTATCGTAGTTATACGTACGCAATCAAATTTGGTGTACACTTTTGGGGGTGGCTTTAGCATAAAGAGATGGAAACGGAGAGAGACACAGGCGGGCTCGGGAGTCGGGGCCATGTGGGTGTGCTGTGCTGTGCACCGTGGACTAGAAGGTCGTGGACCAAGGTGGGGTGTGGTGGTTGGAAGGTGACCGGCGGTGGAGCTAAGGCTCGTCGGAGCAGTCGCAGCGGCGCAACCGTGAGGGAGCTGGCGCTAGAGGGGATCTAGAGCCGGGTTTTGAGTGCGGGAGTGGGTACAAGGGGAGGGGAGCTAGTGTAGGTGAgcagggggaggtggcggcgcgggtaGCATGACGACTGTATCCGAAGGGCGGCGAGGGTTTATGCGGGCATCATGACTGCCGGGGTTGGCCGACGCCGAGCGGTGGTAGTACGGTTGGGCGGCGGAAAGGGATAGTGAGGTTTGGCTACTCGGGAGCCAAAGCCATGCAAGGGTAGGGTGTCTAGAAGCCTCACGACGACCTCGACTTCGACTCGGCCTGGTCCTAGGGTATATGATGTGGTGGCGGGTGGAGACGGTAGGCTCGAGCTCCTACAAAGCTTGGCGGGGCTGTGTGGAGTGAGGGGGGGGGTGGTGCGAAGGGAAGTGAGGAGTGCCCGGGGCTATTTATAGCATGGCGGTGCTCGTGGAGGGGCTCGGGTAAGGTCTTCCAAGCTTATCCGACCGGGGCAGCAATAGTGGTGCAGCGGCGCGTGCACTGGGGAGCGGGAGCGGAATAGTGCCAGAAGGGGTGTGCTAGCAGGCAGgaagtgtggtcgtgcatgcgCCTAGTGCCGGCACGTGTAGCACGCTTGCCGGTGTGAGGAATTAGGCTGGGAGGGTGGAGATCAGGGCAGTCTCACCGGCGGTCGTGCTCTAGTTCGTAGGCACGGGAATAGGAGCGGGCCAGTTTCTATGCAGGAGGGGATGGTCTGGCTGCTGCAGTGTACAGTGGTGGTGCAGGCGGTGACGGCGTGCATGAGATTGGGTAGAGGCATGGCCGGGAGGGGTGACATGGTggtaggtggcggcggcggcacggatagagaggagggaagggggaggAACCGCGGAGAAAGATGATGACGTCACGGTGATGTCATCACGGTGTGGGTTGGTGGGCTAGGTTGGCTGCTGTGTTTGTGAGAGGAAGGGAAGGCGGGCCGGGCTGAAAGGTTGGATGGGCTGGAGGTAAGGTTGTTGGCCCCAGAGGAATTTCAggaggtttctaattatttgaGATAAGGTTTtggtttcaaatttaaaatggtTATCAAATTTGAGAAGGTTTTGAGACAAAGGTGTGGATGGGACTTTTAGATGGAGTGCTTTGGGAGTAGAATCCTATAGTTAGCTCACACAtatgcatatgaaatcatgaaatttATATTTTGGTGCATTAAATTTAAATGCATGGCTCTAGGGTTTAAGTTGCTATATAAATTCTAAGAAAAAAATTTTTGAGGTCCACATTTTAAATGCATGGAAAATTGGGATGTtacaaagagagagagaggagatgccTGGTCAGCGTGACATGTCATCGCTTGGCGTTGACGTGGAGGGATATGGACCTGCGGTGAACAACTTAAAAAGTTGATGGACCTGGAAATGCACTTTCATAGTTGatggacctaagtgacacacCTTCACAAGTTGATGGACCTCAGGTGCGTTTTACTCTTATGAAAAAAAGAGTGGCACACCTGAGTTTCAAAATGGGGAGCTCTCCCATGCGAAATGACGAGCAAACCATTGAGCTATGAGGGTAGGGTTCGATATAAAGTCTCTGTCATTTGTAATAATGACTAAGTATTtaaattttcaaaaattaaGCAAATATTTGACTGAAAAAATGCGGATTTTTTGTGAAATTCGATGATTCCGATGGAGACTGAGAAGAGCCCCCCCAACCCCACCCCGCCTCATCAAAGTTGTTATAATACGTACCTTGTAGGGTTCTCTGACATGGAAGATTGTGGTACGCATCCAGGAACATGATCATCTAGTAGAAGGCTCGAATGCTGTAAAGTTTGAAGAAGATTACAAATCTCTCACTAGTGGCGGGTATGTATCTGGACAAGGTTGTTGAAAGCAACAAATCGGCCTAGGAAGTAGGAAGCTACAAGCAAGACTCCACCCCCGATCAAGAAATCAGGAAGGCATTGACCATGTTACTCCTGATGCTCAATGAGCCCGTCTGTTTCCAATTTATCTTCGCAGATGCCATTGTAGAATGGGACGTGGTGGAGACAAAGCTTGTAGAGATGGTGTTCATCTTACTGTGATGGGGCGAGACACCTCCTGCAGCCTGCTTGGCCCAGGCAAGAAGATATGTGCCTCCATCGAGGAAACCAGAGATCCAAAGGTGACGATAGTAGAGACAGTAGCCACGAACATGCTCTGCATCCTTCAGGCATTAGGATGCTTAGTCCAATTCTAGGTACAGCTCGATCGTGTGCCTTAATTGTTCTGTTCATGTTTCGATGCTAATTATTATAATATATAAGAGAATGCTCAATCGAGTAGCTGTAAACCCATGCAGCGATAAACTGGATCCATATCAAATGATTAACATGAGAATTGCATCGTGGTCTCATAAGGCACTTTGATTCAAGAAAATACAAACAACAAAAATGTTACATGTATATATAGACGATTACGTGAAGTTTTTAAAAATGGCACATAAATTATTAAATTTAAAGTTTACCTTACGCTAAGAAACCAATTTATGTGCATGGATTATTACATATTCTTATTTGTGCATGCCTTCATGGATGATATAGATTGCGCGGGTTGTTTTCCGAGTTCACGCCACTGGATAGGAGGCTTGGATGGCAACGCCACATGCGTTGACACCCCTCTCAAGCCTCAGgtaccctccctctccccaggTCTCCCCCCAACTGTTCTTGATCAGCCAGTACTGGCTGCCATCCTCAGCTGTGCCGTACCCTACTATCGTCACCGCATGGTTCAAGTCCGTGCCACAGCTGTCCGTGGTCATCACGCCGCCGTCGTAGAACTGGAAGTTGTTCGCGTCGACGCCCACGGACACGGGCTGGTTGGCAACAGCCGCTGCGAGCGCGTCCTCATCGTAGCGGGGCACGTCCTGGTAGCTTCTGATAGTGACTGCCGGTTGGACGGACTGGCACATGTCCTGGATGGCAGTGTACTGGTAGGCGTCCTCGGTGGTGATTCCGCCGTTGCTGATGATGTACTCGAAGGCGTTGTCCATATTGCCGCCGTCGCAACCGTAGTTCCCGTTGGTGGAGCAGTCCAGTAGTTGCTGCTCCGACAGCGAAACCAGCTCACCTGTCTTGATGTGGTGGATGCCCTCGATGGCCGCCACCGCGGAGAACGCCCAGCAACAACCTGCAAATTAAATCATTCTTGAGTAATGCAGTGTGATGTTCCACATGTGATCAAAATAGAAATTCATTACGATCGCTCACCGCAATCCTCTTGATTCTTGACACCTGTAACTGCACCTTTCTGCCTCCAGTCAACCTCCGCCTGCTGGGGCTCTGACTGTGTAACGTTCCCGTACTGGAAACCGGGCATCTTCATGCCCGTAGCCGGCGTGGCCTTGTACCCGGTGTACCTCGCCATGAACTCATCATGAGTCATGTCGGCAAACCCATTGATAGCCAGGTGATACTTTTTGCCACCTGCGGCATTGGAACTGTCAACAAAAATGGCATTCGCCATGAAAACCTGGAACCTTCGTGCTTTCTCGGCCGCGTCCTTGTAGGTGCGGCCGTGCTCCGTCACCCACCTCTCAAACCTCACCATCATAGCAGCCTCTGCGACAGAGCCGCTGCCGGGAAGATCCCGTGCAGCGACCGTGCAGCAGATGCAGTTTGCAATGGTTAGGACAGCGAGCAGAATAACTGCCATCGTAACGAGAGGCTTCTTGTTGGCAATGTAGGGCGCCATGGCTGTTGCTGCTGTATGTAGATGATGTGTGTGAGCGAGAATGATGCTAGCAGGGAGCTGGAGACTGGAGAGTGTGTATTGTTGGTCTGAGTCCATGAGCAGGATGGGGGCTTATATAGAAGCCTCGTGCAGTAAAGATAGTAGAGATCCTAACATGCATAAAAAAATAAGGGAAATTGCACTCGAGTAGCATCCTGTTCCGTTCCTTCCATGTGCATCGTGCTGTGTGGAGTTGACCATGTCGAAGCAGTAAGCCGCCATAGGCATATCTAAGCCGCCGAATGCCTAAAATATTTTCGTCAACGATGCAGTGCACTGTAGATTAATGAACTGATCACTAAGCTGCCTTGAATCCTCCCACATTGTGGCGTTCTAGACTAATGAACTGATCAAATTAATTTTCACTCCTTTCCTGGATTCATGTTTCTGTTTTTAGAGAATACAAC
This genomic window from Setaria viridis chromosome 8, Setaria_viridis_v4.0, whole genome shotgun sequence contains:
- the LOC117833889 gene encoding senescence-specific cysteine protease SAG39, with translation MDSDQQYTLSSLQLPASIILAHTHHLHTAATAMAPYIANKKPLVTMAVILLAVLTIANCICCTVAARDLPGSGSVAEAAMMVRFERWVTEHGRTYKDAAEKARRFQVFMANAIFVDSSNAAGGKKYHLAINGFADMTHDEFMARYTGYKATPATGMKMPGFQYGNVTQSEPQQAEVDWRQKGAVTGVKNQEDCGCCWAFSAVAAIEGIHHIKTGELVSLSEQQLLDCSTNGNYGCDGGNMDNAFEYIISNGGITTEDAYQYTAIQDMCQSVQPAVTIRSYQDVPRYDEDALAAAVANQPVSVGVDANNFQFYDGGVMTTDSCGTDLNHAVTIVGYGTAEDGSQYWLIKNSWGETWGEGGYLRLERGVNACGVAIQASYPVA